The following is a genomic window from Pseudomonas promysalinigenes.
AGTAACGACACCCTGAAGGGCCGAGCGCAGAATCGTCGTGTGGATATTCGCTTGGTCCCTGAAGGTAGTGGTTGCGGTGAGCTAGAGGCTGCAGGGCGTTCGCTTGGCAGCGATGAGGCGGCGTGACGATGAACGGGTGGCGTCTTTGGAGTGTCAGGGCACTGGACGCAATTGGGAGTGCAAGTGCGGCCCTTAGCAGCAGCCTCTATGGCTTTTCCGGTGGTTGCTCAGTTGCAAGTCATCGATGACATAAACCTGGAACCCAAGCTATAGGCCAGCTCAGCTAAGTCCATGAGATAGCTGTTAGTCGCCTCAACAGCACTGGCGGTGTTCGGCGATTGCGGCTTCAGCCATTTTTTTTTACGAGCTTGGAATTTTTTAGGCTGACAACTTCAACGCGGTCATCGTGATGATAGAAGGGGGTGGGGCGATGTCTCCCACGGTCTTTACTGCTCTGAACAGCCAGACTCGGGTGGTAGTCCCACCACCCCTTCAAGTCGAAACATACAAGCGGGTTCACCCGCAAAGGGCTCTTCACCTAGAACTGATATTCCATCCCAGCCCCCGCGTACCACGACCGGCCCGGCGCTGCCTCGTAGTAGCGGCCATTGCCATCGCCGACGATTACCGACCCGACGTACTGACGGTCCAGCAGGTTATCCAGGCGCACCACTTGGTGGAAGGTCCAAGGCCCGACTTGCTGCTGCAAGCGCGTGCGCCAGTTGAACACCGCGTATCCCGGCGCCGCATGCTGGTCATTGGTGTCTTCGACATACACCTTGCTCCGGTATTGCCCTTCAAGGCCCATGCTGACGCCCTCGCGAGGCTTCCACACCAGCTCCCCGAACAGGCTGCTGCGCGGCACGCCAGGCAGCTGATTGCCTTTGTCGATGGTCGTGCTGCCTTGGGTAAAGGCCTGATCATAAGTGGCATCGAGCAAGGTGAAGGCCAGGTTGGCCTGCCACTGCTCATTCAGTTCGCGTTCAACGCCAAGCTCCAGGCCCCGGCGCAGGGTTTTGCCGGCGTTGCGGTAGCTGGTGCGGCCATCGGTGGAGGCGGCTACCACGATCTCGTCCTTGGTGCGGATCTCGAATATGGCGGCGTTGACCCGCGTGCGTTGATCCGGCCGCATCTTCAAGCCCAGCTCGTACTGAACACTGGTGGCCGGCTCAAGGCCGAAGTTGAAGCCCTCCAGTGCACCAGGGGCATAGGCCATCTCGGCCTGGGTGGGGGTTTCAAAGGCCTTGCCAGCGCTGATATAGCCGTGCAGGTCCGGGGTGAAGGCATACATCACCGACAGCGTCGGCGTGGTGCGCTGGTACTTCTTCGAACCGCTGGCGTCGCCGTTGGCCAGGAAGCGGTCGTCTACCTGCAGGCGCATGCTGCTGTGGCGCAGGCCGGCATCGACGGTCCAGCGCTCGAGTTCCCAATGCGCTTGTACGTAAGGGTCCAGGCTAGTGGCGGTGTCCTGTTCATTACGGCGCAGCTCGCCCTTCACGCCCAAAGTGTCGCCGCTGAAGTTCTGAAAGCCGCGGCGGTCGTCCCGGCTGCGGTCGTAGTCGGCACCCACCGTCAGCCTCAGGTTGCCGGGCGCCACGCTGATCGGCTGGATCCAGCGCAGGGTGCCACCATGGAACTCACGGTCGAAATCCACCACGCCGCCGCCACGGTTGTTGGCAGCCGTGCCCTTTGGGATCGACAGGTACTGAATAACGCTACGTTTGCCGCCATACAGGTTGAACTGCAAAGTGGCATCGCCAATGTAGCGCTCATAGTTCATGCCCACCTGCTGCTGGTGGATGCTCTTGCGGGTGTTGTACTGCTCGGCGCGCGCAGCGACCGAGCGCGGCGCGTGCTGATAGGCCTCCCAGGTCTGCCCCAAAGGGTCCTGAGTGCCATTTTGCTCCAAGGTGCTGACAACCAACGCCAGACGGCTGTCCTCGTCGGGTTTGACATGCACCTTGGCGAAGGTCTGGTCGCGGCGCGCTGCACTGTGGTCGCGGTAGCCATCGGTGTCCATGCGCGAGGCATCGAGCACGAAGCCTGCCTGCTCGGTGCCGCCTTCACTATAGAGGTGGTTCTTGTTGTAGCCATCGCTGCCGACGGTGGTTTCGGCGCCAACCTTGGGCGGGCCTGAGCCGTCGCGGGTGAACATCTGGATCACGCCGCCGGCATTGCTGCCATAAATGGCCGAGGCAGGGCCGCGCAGCACCTCGATACGGTCAGCCACATCCAGGTTCAACGACGCGGCCTGGCCTTGCCCGTCCGGTGTGCTGGCCGGGATGCCGTCGCTGAGCAGTTTGATGCCACGGATGCCAAAGGCAGCGCGGGCACCATAGCCACGTGAAGAAATCTGCAGGTCCTGGGCGTAGTTCTGGCGGTTCTGCACCACCAGCCCAGGTACGCGGTTGAGCGCCTCGGACAGGTTGACGCCCAGTTGGCCATCGGCGATCTGCTGGCGGTCCACGGTATCGATGGAGTAGGGCAGGTTGAAGCTGGGGTTGGGCGCATAGGTGCCGGTGACCACCACCGGCTCGAGCACGTTGAAGGTGCTGGCGGTTTCGGCCTGGGCGAGCGGGCACAGCCCAGGTAGCAGGGCAATCAGGGCCTTGCGGCGAAAAAAGGGGGAATGCATGCAGCGTCCTGCGTGGGTGGCTTCAAGGGCTTGGGAGGCAAAACCGCCAAGCCCCAGCCACAGTTCGAATCGGGTTAACGTTTGGCCGCCATGGCCGTGACTTCCACACGCATCTCAGGATAGGCGAGGGCCGCCACGCCAACTGCCGCACGCACTGGCCATGGTTTGCTGAAGAAACGTTGGTACACCTCGTTGAAGGCCGGGCGGTCGGCCATGTCGGTCAGGTAGATGGTCAGGTGCATGACCCGGTCCATACCGCTGCCGGCCCCTTCCAGCGCCTCTTTGAGCGCATGCAGCATGCTTTCGCTCTGCTCAGTGATGTCACCCTCCAGGTTGGTCGGGATCTGGGTGGTCACCAGAATGCCATTGTACTGGGCTACATCGGAGGAAATGGAGTCGGCGTCGGAATCGGGCGTATAGATGAGCTCTGCCATGGGTACATGCCTTGCTACGGAAGGAAAGCTGCAAGCCTACGCGAGCAGGCCGCGAGGGTCGAGCCGTTGGGCCTGTATGCATTGAAATACCACGCCTGGGCCGTCAGAATCGCCGGCGACTTTGAGCAAGGGGCTGGTGTTGAACGAAAAGACATTATCGATGCGCCTGGAGCGTGTGGCGGCCCATGTACCGCAAGGCGCGCGTCTGGCTGACATCGGCTCGGACCATGGCTACCTGCCGGTGGCCCTGGCCCTGCGCGGTGGTATCACCGCCGCGGTAGCCGGGGAGGTGGCGCAAGTGCCTTATGCATCGGCCCTGCGCAACGTGGCCCGCAACGGCTTGACCCAGGTTGTGACCGTGCGCCTGGCCGACGGCCTGGAGGCCCTGCAGCCTACCGACTGCATCAGCGCCATTACCCTGTGCGGTATGGGCGGCAAAACCATGTGCGACATTCTTGAGCGTGGTAAAGCCCGGCTCAACGGCACCGAGCGCCTGATCCTGCAGCCCAATGGCGATGAACGCGAACTGCGCGAGTGGCTGATGCGCAACGGCTACCAGATCGTTAGCGAGGAGTTGCTGCGGGAAAACCGTTTCGACTATGAAATCATCGTCGCCGAGCCCGGCGAAGGGGTGACCTACAGCGCTGAAGAGTTGTACTTCGGGCCGCTGCTGATGCGCGAAAAAAACCCGGCGTTTTTGCACAAATGGCAACGCATGCTGCGCCAGAAACAACAAAGCCTGGCCAACTTCGAGCGGGCACGCGAAGCGGTGCCGGCGGAAAAACGGGAAGATTTCGCCCAGGAGATTGGCTGGATCAACGCGGTACTGGCCTGATTCACTGCTGCGAGCAGTTGCCCAGTTCCCGGTAGTCCACGGCATGTTCCTGGCCTTGGTGATCGACATGTACCATATGCGCCGTACCGACCTGGCAGCGCGCCGCGTTGCTGGCCGGGGTGATCGATATCACCTTGGCGACATCCAGCGGCATGCCATAGGAATACGGCTTGGCGTCTGTATCGCCCGTGGATGAGCCGGCCAACGCGCCGAATGAGGCAAGCGCCGACGACAGCGCGGCTACAGCGATGGAAACTTTCATGGCGTACTCCTTTTGCACTGTTGCGCCCTCATGCATTCATTGGTGATTTTCAATAAATGCCCTAACTCGTGATAGATTCTTGCCTTGAGCGTATGAATCCGACTGATCGAGGAATTAGGCCCGATGGATATGCTGCACGCCATGCGTACGTTTGCCCGTGTAGTGGAATGCGGCAGCTTCGCTGCAGCCGCCAACGCCCTCGACATCTCTGCGGCACAGGTGTCGCGCATCGTCGCTGAACTTGAAAACCAATTACAGACCCGCCTGCTGCACCGCACCACGCGGCGCCTGCGCATGAGCGAGGCGGGCGAGCGCTTCCTGGAGCGGGCGCGGCAAATCATGGCGCTGACCGACGAAGCCATGGAAGAAGCGCGCGGGGCACACCTCACCCCACGGGGGCGCTTGCGGCTGCACTGCCCACATGGTTTGGGCATGCTGCTGATGCCGCTGGTGGCCGACTACAACACACTCTACCCAGACGTGGCGATAGAGCTGACGCTGTCCCAGCGCAACCCCGACCCCCTTGCAGAAGGGCACGATGTGGTCATCACCGTTGACCAGGCCTTGCCCGACTCGCAACTGATCGCAGTACCGTTGGGCACCATCTTCAGTATTCCCTGTGCCGCGCCCAGCTACCTCGCAAACCATGGCGTGCCCGAGCGGCCGGCAGACCTGCACGAGCACCGCTGCCTACGCATGGCGTATCCCATGCATGAAGGTGATTGGGTGTTTCCCCAAGGCGTGGATCATTGCGTGATCGCTCCGCGCGACAGCTTCCTGACCAATGTGGCGGATGCGATGCTGGTTGCCACCGAACTGGGTATGGGCATAGGTCTGCTGCCGTTCTACACCGCCAGCCAGTCCATCGAGCAAGGGCGCCTGCGCCGCTTACTGGCGCCGTACCGCCTGCGCGAAAACGCGCTTTATGCCATTTACCCTTCCCGGCACTACCTTGACGCCAAGGTCAGGACCTGGATCGACTACCTCAAGGAACGCCTGCCGGAGCTGTTCGAAGCCCACGCAAGGATTGTCGACGAACCGCGATACTGGAGCTGAAACGGCCACCCAGCGGTGAACCCCGCTGAAGTGGCCGTGTTCGTGATTAGAGTCGCCCAGAGCCGGGCAAGGGGCAGTCGGTCAGCGGCTGTCCTGGTCTTCGGCGGTACCACCGCTGTGGCCTGCGCCGGAGCCTGTGGCTTCACCGGTACTGTTCGAGCCGCCGGCTGCACCATCGGCGGCATCGGTGTTGCTCCCGGTGTCGCTGCTGTCGTTGTCTTTGGTACCACCCGGGCTGTTGACGCTGCTACCTTCGCCAGCGGTCTTGCCGCCGCGCTCGTCGACTTTCGGGTGGCTGTCGGTATTGGTCATGTCCGTAGCGGCGTAGCTGGTCGTGGTGGCGAGGCCTACGGCTAGGGCGAGCAACATCGAGTGAACGCGGGTCATGGCACGTCTCCTGTAAGGATGATCTGTCATTGCTTTGGCCCACGTGCGTGCCAGGGGTGCCCGACAGGCGACGGGCGGT
Proteins encoded in this region:
- a CDS encoding RidA family protein; this encodes MAELIYTPDSDADSISSDVAQYNGILVTTQIPTNLEGDITEQSESMLHALKEALEGAGSGMDRVMHLTIYLTDMADRPAFNEVYQRFFSKPWPVRAAVGVAALAYPEMRVEVTAMAAKR
- a CDS encoding TonB-dependent receptor family protein; protein product: MHSPFFRRKALIALLPGLCPLAQAETASTFNVLEPVVVTGTYAPNPSFNLPYSIDTVDRQQIADGQLGVNLSEALNRVPGLVVQNRQNYAQDLQISSRGYGARAAFGIRGIKLLSDGIPASTPDGQGQAASLNLDVADRIEVLRGPASAIYGSNAGGVIQMFTRDGSGPPKVGAETTVGSDGYNKNHLYSEGGTEQAGFVLDASRMDTDGYRDHSAARRDQTFAKVHVKPDEDSRLALVVSTLEQNGTQDPLGQTWEAYQHAPRSVAARAEQYNTRKSIHQQQVGMNYERYIGDATLQFNLYGGKRSVIQYLSIPKGTAANNRGGGVVDFDREFHGGTLRWIQPISVAPGNLRLTVGADYDRSRDDRRGFQNFSGDTLGVKGELRRNEQDTATSLDPYVQAHWELERWTVDAGLRHSSMRLQVDDRFLANGDASGSKKYQRTTPTLSVMYAFTPDLHGYISAGKAFETPTQAEMAYAPGALEGFNFGLEPATSVQYELGLKMRPDQRTRVNAAIFEIRTKDEIVVAASTDGRTSYRNAGKTLRRGLELGVERELNEQWQANLAFTLLDATYDQAFTQGSTTIDKGNQLPGVPRSSLFGELVWKPREGVSMGLEGQYRSKVYVEDTNDQHAAPGYAVFNWRTRLQQQVGPWTFHQVVRLDNLLDRQYVGSVIVGDGNGRYYEAAPGRSWYAGAGMEYQF
- a CDS encoding tRNA (adenine(22)-N(1))-methyltransferase; amino-acid sequence: MNEKTLSMRLERVAAHVPQGARLADIGSDHGYLPVALALRGGITAAVAGEVAQVPYASALRNVARNGLTQVVTVRLADGLEALQPTDCISAITLCGMGGKTMCDILERGKARLNGTERLILQPNGDERELREWLMRNGYQIVSEELLRENRFDYEIIVAEPGEGVTYSAEELYFGPLLMREKNPAFLHKWQRMLRQKQQSLANFERAREAVPAEKREDFAQEIGWINAVLA
- a CDS encoding DUF2790 domain-containing protein, translated to MKVSIAVAALSSALASFGALAGSSTGDTDAKPYSYGMPLDVAKVISITPASNAARCQVGTAHMVHVDHQGQEHAVDYRELGNCSQQ
- a CDS encoding LysR family transcriptional regulator; the encoded protein is MDMLHAMRTFARVVECGSFAAAANALDISAAQVSRIVAELENQLQTRLLHRTTRRLRMSEAGERFLERARQIMALTDEAMEEARGAHLTPRGRLRLHCPHGLGMLLMPLVADYNTLYPDVAIELTLSQRNPDPLAEGHDVVITVDQALPDSQLIAVPLGTIFSIPCAAPSYLANHGVPERPADLHEHRCLRMAYPMHEGDWVFPQGVDHCVIAPRDSFLTNVADAMLVATELGMGIGLLPFYTASQSIEQGRLRRLLAPYRLRENALYAIYPSRHYLDAKVRTWIDYLKERLPELFEAHARIVDEPRYWS